Proteins co-encoded in one Cynocephalus volans isolate mCynVol1 chromosome 11, mCynVol1.pri, whole genome shotgun sequence genomic window:
- the USP19 gene encoding ubiquitin carboxyl-terminal hydrolase 19 isoform X15, whose protein sequence is MLRWLLASRLGEDWLLVPCWRIWPQRLAKIAGPGRKRRSPDPDTVADPGALWLSTKRLKMSGGSSATDPRRGPPGLEEAASKKKQKDRANQESKDGDPRRGSVSIPQEEQTKEELLLDWRQSADEVIVKLRVGMGPLRLDEVDAAFTDTDCVVRLPGGRQWGGVFYAEIESSCTKVQARKGGLLQLALPKKVPLLTWPSLLVEAEEQLCVPPLNPQTCLLGSEENLALLAGEKTVSPRNDPVSPAMAQSVDPGKDDHVKEMAVAADVGTLVDEPEPMVNLAFVKNDSYEKGPDSVVVHVYVKEIHRDTSRVLFREQDFTLIFQTRDGNFLRLHLGCGPHTIFRWQVKLRNLIEPEQCTFCFTASRIDICLRKRQSQRWGGLEAPAARGAVGGAKVAVPTGPTPLDSTPPGGAPHPLTGQDESRAVEKDKPKARSEDTGLDGVVARTPVEHVTPKPEPHLASPKPTCMVPPMPHSPVSGDSVEEEEEEEKKVCLPGFTGLVNLGNTCFMNSVIQSLSNTRELRDFFHDRSFESEINYNNPLGTGGRLAIGFAVLLRALWKGTHHAFQPSKLKAIVASKASQFTGYAQHDAQEFMAFLLDGLHEDLNRIQNKPYTETVDSDGRPDEVVAEEAWQRHKMRNDSFIVDLFQGQYKSKLVCPVCAKVSITFDPFLYLPVPLPQKQKVLPVFYFAREPHSKPVKFLVSISKENSSASEVLDSLSQSVHVKPENLRLAEVIKNRFHRVFLPSHSLDTVSPSDVLLCFELLSPELAKERVVVLEVQQRPQVPSIPISKCAACQRKQQSEDEKLKRCTRCYRVGYCNQLCQKTHWPDHKGLCRPENIGYPFLVSVPASRLTYARLAQLLEGYARYSVSVFQPPFQPGRMALETQGPGCTTLLSTSSLEAEDSERDPIQPPELQLVTPVAEGDTGVPRAWAAPDRGPVPSTSGISSEMLASGPTEVGSLPAGEKVSRPEAAVPGYQHPSETMNAHTPQFFIYKIDTSNREQRLEDKGETLLELGDDCSLALVWRNNERLQEFVLVASKELECAEDPGSAGEAARAGHFTLDQCLNLFTRPEVLAPEEAWYCPQCKQHREASKQLLLWRLPNVLIVQLKRFSFRSFIWRDKINDLVEFPVRNLDLSKFCIGQKEEQLPSYDLYAVINHYGGMIGGHYTACARLPNDRSSQRSDVGWRLFDDSTVTTVDESQIVTRYAYVLFYRRRNSPVERPPREGHSEHHPDLGPAAEAAASQASRIWQELEAEEELVPEGPEPLGLWGPQDWVGPPPRGPTTPDEGCLRYFVLGTMAALVALVLNVFYPLVSQSRWR, encoded by the exons ATGCTACGCTGGTTGCTGGCCTCCCGCCTCGGAGAGGACTG GCTGTTAGTTCCTTGCTGGAGAATTTGGCCTCAAAGACTTGCCAAGATAGCTGGGCCAGGAAGAAAGCGCCGCAGCCCTGACCCAGACACCGTTGCCGACCCTGGGGCACTCTGGCTGTCGACTAAGCGGCTCAAGATGTCTGGTGGGTCCAGTGCCACAGACCCGAGGAGGGGGCCCCCAGGACTGGAGGAGGCCGCTAGTAAGAAGAAGCAGAAGGATCGAGCAAACCAGGAGAGCAAAGATGGAGATCCCAGGAGAG GGTCAGTATCCATTCCTCAAGAGGAGCAGACCAAAGAGG AGTTGTTGCTCGATTGGAGGCAGAGTGCAGATGAAGTAATTGTCAAGCTTCGTGTAGGAATGGGTCCCCTGCGGCTGGATGAGGTGGATGCTGCTTTCACAGACACGGACTGTGTGGTGCGGCTTCCAG GTGGTCGGCAATGGGGGGGTGTCTTCTATGCTGAGATAGAAAGTTCTTGCACCAAAGTGCAGGCCCGCAAGGGTGGTCTCCTGCAGCTGGCACTGCCCAAGAAGGTGCCTCTGCTCACGTGGCCCTCTCTCCTG GTTGAGGCTGAGGAACAGCTATGTGTACCACCGCTGAACCCCCAAACCTGCCTCCTGGGCTCAGAGGAGAATTTAGCCCTTTTGGCAGGAGAGAAGACAGTGTCCCCCAGGAATGACCCAGTCTCTCCAGCCATGGCCCAGAGCGTAGACCCTGGAAAAGATGACCATGTCAAGGAGATGGCAGTGGCCGCAGATGTTGGAACCTTGGTGGATG AGCCTGAGCCCATGGTGAACCTGGCATTTGTCAAGAATGATTCATATGAGAAGGGGCCAGATTCAGTGGTGGTGCACGTGTATGTGAAAGAGATCCACAGGGACACCTCTCGAGTACTTTTCCGCGAGCAGGACTTCACGCTCATCTTCCAGACCAG GGATGGAAACTTCCTGAGGCTGCACCTGGGGTGTGGGCCCCACACCATCTTCCGTTGGCAGGTGAAGCTCAG gaacctgattgaaccagagCAGTGCACCTTCTGTTTCACGGCCTCTCGCATCGACATCTGCCTTCGTAAGCGGCAGAGTCAGCGCTGGGGGGGCCTGGAGGCCCCAGCTGCACGAG GTGCAGTGGGTGGTGCAAAGGTTGCCGTGCCGACAGGTCCAACCCCTCTGGATTCAACCCCACCAGgaggtgccccccaccccctgacaGGCCAGGACGAATCCCGGGCTGTGGAGAAGGATAAACCCAAGGCTCGATCTGAGGACACAGGGCTGGATGGTGTGGTGGCCCGCACCCCTGTGGAACATGTAACCCCAAAGCCAGAGCCACACCTGGCCTCG CCCAAACCAACATGTATGGTGCCTCCGATGCCCCACAGCCCCGTGAGCGGAGACagtgtggaggaggaggaggaggaagagaagaaggtgTGTCTGCCAGGCTTCACTGGCCTTGTCAATTTAGGCAACACTTGCTTCATGAACAGCGTCATTCAGTCTCTGTCCAACACTCGAGAACTCCGGGACTTCTTCCATG ACCGCTCCTTTGAGTCCGAGATCAACTACAACAACCCGCTGGGGACTGGTGGGCGTCTGGCCATTGGCTTTGCTGTGCTGCTCCGGGCGCTGTGGAAGGGCACCCACCATGCCTTCCAACCTTCTAAGTTGAAG GCCATTGTGGCGAGCAAGGCCAGCCAGTTCACAGGCTATGCACAGCATGATGCCCAGGAATTCATGGCCTTCCTGCTGGACGGGCTGCATGAGGACCTGAATCGTATCCAGAACAAGCCCTACACAGAGACAGTGGACTCAGATGGGCGGCCTGATGAG GTGGTGGCTGAGGAAGCATGGCAGCGGCACAAGATGAGGAATGACTCTTTCATCGTGGACCTATTTCAGGGCCAGTACAAGTCGAAGCTGGTGTGCCCTGTATGTGCCAAG GTATCCATCACTTTTGACCCATTCCTTTACCTGCCAGTGCCCTTACCACAGAAGCAGAAGGTTCTCCCTGTGTTTTATTTTGCCCGAGAACCCCACAGCAAGCCTGTCAAG TTCCTGGTGAGCATTAGCAAGGAGAACTCCAGTGCAAGTGAAGTGTTGGATTCTCTCTCTCAGAGCGTCCACGTGAAGCCTGAGAACCTGCGTCTGGCTGAG GTAATTAAGAATCGCTTCCACCGTGTCTTCCTGCCCTCCCACTCACTGGACACTGTGTCCCCATCTGACGTGCTTCTCTGCTTTGAGCTGCTATCCCCAGAGTTGGCTAAGGAGCGGGTAGTGGTGCTAGAGGTGCAACAG CGCCCCCAGGTGCCCAGCATCCCCATCTCCAAGTGTGCAGCCTGCCAGCGAAAGCAGCAGTCGGAGGATGAAAAGCTGAAGCGCTGTACCCGTTGCTATCGTGTGGGCTACTGTAACCA GCTCTGCCAGAAAACACACTGGCCTGACCACAAGGGCCTCTGCCGCCCTGAGAACATTGGTTATCCCTTCCTGGTCAGTGTACCTGCCTCACGCCTCACTTATGCCCGTCTTGCTCAGCTCCTAGAGGGCTATGCCCG GTACTCTGTGAGTGTATTCCAGCCACCCTTCCAGCCTGGCCGCATGGCCTTGGAGACTCAGGGCCCTGGCTGCACCACACTGCTCTCCACTAgctccctggaggctgaggacAGTGAGAGGGACCCCATTCAGCCACCTGAGCTCCAGTTGGTGACCCCTGTAGCTGAGGGTGACACAGGGGTTCCCCGGGCATGGGCAGCCCCTGATCGGGGTCCTGTGCCCAGCACCAGTGGAATTTCTTCTGAGATGCTGGCCAGTGGGCCCACTGAGGTTGGCTCCTTGCCTGCTGGTGAGAAGGTATCCCGGCCTGAAG CTGCTGTGCCTGGGTACCAACATCCAAGTGAAACCATGAATGCCCACACACCCcagttcttcatctataaaatagacaCATCCAACCGAGAACAGCGACTAGAGGACAAAG GAGAGACCCTACTGGAGCTGGGTGATGACTGTAGCCTGGCCCTTGTCTGGCGGAACAATGAGCGCCTGCAGGAGTTTGTGCTGGTAGCCTCCAAGGAGCTGGAATGTGCTGAGGATCCAGGCTCTGCTGGGGAGGCTGCCCGTGCTGGCCACTTTACCCTGGACCAGTGCCTCAATCTCTTCACAcggcctgaggtgctggcaccTGAGGAGGCCTG GTACTGCCCACAATGCAAACAGCATCGTGAAGCCTCCAAGCAGCTGTTGCTGTGGCGCCTGCCAAATGTGCTCATCGTGCAGCTCAAGCGCTTCTCCTTTCGCAGTTTCATCTGGCGTGACAAGATCAATGACTTGGTCGAGTTCCCTGTTCG GAACCTGGACCTGAGCAAGTTCTGCATTGGTCAGAAAGAGGAGCAGTTGCCCAGCTACGACCTTTATGCTGTCATCAACCACTATGGAGGCATGATCGGTGGCCACTATACTGCGTGTGCACGCCTGCCCAATGATCGCAGCAGCCAGCGCAGTGACGTGG GCTGGCGCTTATTTGATGACAGCACGGTGACCACAGTAGACGAGAGCCAGATCGTGACGCGTTATGCCTATGTACTCTTCTACCGCCGGCGGAACTCTCCTGTGGAGAGGCCCCCCAGGGAAGGTCACTCTGAGCACCACCCAGACCTAGGCCCTGCAGCTGAGGCTGCTGCCAGCCAG GCTTCCCGGATTTGGCAGGAGCTGGAGGCCGAGGAGGAGCTGGTGCCTGAGGGGCCTGAGCCCCTGGGTCTCTGGGGGCCCCAAGACTGGGTGGGCCCCCCGCCACGTGGCCCTACCACACCAGACGAGGGCTGCCTCCGGTACTTTGTCCTGGGCACCATGGCAGCTTTGGTGGCCCTCGTGCTCAACGTGTTCTATCCTCTGGTATCTCAGAGTCGCTGGAGATGA
- the USP19 gene encoding ubiquitin carboxyl-terminal hydrolase 19 isoform X16 gives MLRWLLASRLGEDWLLVPCWRIWPQRLAKIAGPGRKRRSPDPDTVADPGALWLSTKRLKMSGGSSATDPRRGPPGLEEAASKKKQKDRANQESKDGDPRRGSVSIPQEEQTKEELLLDWRQSADEVIVKLRVGMGPLRLDEVDAAFTDTDCVVRLPGGRQWGGVFYAEIESSCTKVQARKGGLLQLALPKKVPLLTWPSLLVEAEEQLCVPPLNPQTCLLGSEENLALLAGEKTVSPRNDPVSPAMAQSVDPGKDDHVKEMAVAADVGTLVDGKEPEPMVNLAFVKNDSYEKGPDSVVVHVYVKEIHRDTSRVLFREQDFTLIFQTRDGNFLRLHLGCGPHTIFRWQVKLRNLIEPEQCTFCFTASRIDICLRKRQSQRWGGLEAPAARVGGAKVAVPTGPTPLDSTPPGGAPHPLTGQDESRAVEKDKPKARSEDTGLDGVVARTPVEHVTPKPEPHLASPKPTCMVPPMPHSPVSGDSVEEEEEEEKKVCLPGFTGLVNLGNTCFMNSVIQSLSNTRELRDFFHDRSFESEINYNNPLGTGGRLAIGFAVLLRALWKGTHHAFQPSKLKAIVASKASQFTGYAQHDAQEFMAFLLDGLHEDLNRIQNKPYTETVDSDGRPDEVVAEEAWQRHKMRNDSFIVDLFQGQYKSKLVCPVCAKVSITFDPFLYLPVPLPQKQKVLPVFYFAREPHSKPVKFLVSISKENSSASEVLDSLSQSVHVKPENLRLAEVIKNRFHRVFLPSHSLDTVSPSDVLLCFELLSPELAKERVVVLEVQQRPQVPSIPISKCAACQRKQQSEDEKLKRCTRCYRVGYCNQLCQKTHWPDHKGLCRPENIGYPFLVSVPASRLTYARLAQLLEGYARYSVSVFQPPFQPGRMALETQGPGCTTLLSTSSLEAEDSERDPIQPPELQLVTPVAEGDTGVPRAWAAPDRGPVPSTSGISSEMLASGPTEVGSLPAGEKVSRPEAAVPGYQHPSETMNAHTPQFFIYKIDTSNREQRLEDKGETLLELGDDCSLALVWRNNERLQEFVLVASKELECAEDPGSAGEAARAGHFTLDQCLNLFTRPEVLAPEEAWYCPQCKQHREASKQLLLWRLPNVLIVQLKRFSFRSFIWRDKINDLVEFPVRNLDLSKFCIGQKEEQLPSYDLYAVINHYGGMIGGHYTACARLPNDRSSQRSDVGWRLFDDSTVTTVDESQIVTRYAYVLFYRRRNSPVERPPREGHSEHHPDLGPAAEAAASQASRIWQELEAEEELVPEGPEPLGLWGPQDWVGPPPRGPTTPDEGCLRYFVLGTMAALVALVLNVFYPLVSQSRWR, from the exons ATGCTACGCTGGTTGCTGGCCTCCCGCCTCGGAGAGGACTG GCTGTTAGTTCCTTGCTGGAGAATTTGGCCTCAAAGACTTGCCAAGATAGCTGGGCCAGGAAGAAAGCGCCGCAGCCCTGACCCAGACACCGTTGCCGACCCTGGGGCACTCTGGCTGTCGACTAAGCGGCTCAAGATGTCTGGTGGGTCCAGTGCCACAGACCCGAGGAGGGGGCCCCCAGGACTGGAGGAGGCCGCTAGTAAGAAGAAGCAGAAGGATCGAGCAAACCAGGAGAGCAAAGATGGAGATCCCAGGAGAG GGTCAGTATCCATTCCTCAAGAGGAGCAGACCAAAGAGG AGTTGTTGCTCGATTGGAGGCAGAGTGCAGATGAAGTAATTGTCAAGCTTCGTGTAGGAATGGGTCCCCTGCGGCTGGATGAGGTGGATGCTGCTTTCACAGACACGGACTGTGTGGTGCGGCTTCCAG GTGGTCGGCAATGGGGGGGTGTCTTCTATGCTGAGATAGAAAGTTCTTGCACCAAAGTGCAGGCCCGCAAGGGTGGTCTCCTGCAGCTGGCACTGCCCAAGAAGGTGCCTCTGCTCACGTGGCCCTCTCTCCTG GTTGAGGCTGAGGAACAGCTATGTGTACCACCGCTGAACCCCCAAACCTGCCTCCTGGGCTCAGAGGAGAATTTAGCCCTTTTGGCAGGAGAGAAGACAGTGTCCCCCAGGAATGACCCAGTCTCTCCAGCCATGGCCCAGAGCGTAGACCCTGGAAAAGATGACCATGTCAAGGAGATGGCAGTGGCCGCAGATGTTGGAACCTTGGTGGATGGTAaag AGCCTGAGCCCATGGTGAACCTGGCATTTGTCAAGAATGATTCATATGAGAAGGGGCCAGATTCAGTGGTGGTGCACGTGTATGTGAAAGAGATCCACAGGGACACCTCTCGAGTACTTTTCCGCGAGCAGGACTTCACGCTCATCTTCCAGACCAG GGATGGAAACTTCCTGAGGCTGCACCTGGGGTGTGGGCCCCACACCATCTTCCGTTGGCAGGTGAAGCTCAG gaacctgattgaaccagagCAGTGCACCTTCTGTTTCACGGCCTCTCGCATCGACATCTGCCTTCGTAAGCGGCAGAGTCAGCGCTGGGGGGGCCTGGAGGCCCCAGCTGCACGAG TGGGTGGTGCAAAGGTTGCCGTGCCGACAGGTCCAACCCCTCTGGATTCAACCCCACCAGgaggtgccccccaccccctgacaGGCCAGGACGAATCCCGGGCTGTGGAGAAGGATAAACCCAAGGCTCGATCTGAGGACACAGGGCTGGATGGTGTGGTGGCCCGCACCCCTGTGGAACATGTAACCCCAAAGCCAGAGCCACACCTGGCCTCG CCCAAACCAACATGTATGGTGCCTCCGATGCCCCACAGCCCCGTGAGCGGAGACagtgtggaggaggaggaggaggaagagaagaaggtgTGTCTGCCAGGCTTCACTGGCCTTGTCAATTTAGGCAACACTTGCTTCATGAACAGCGTCATTCAGTCTCTGTCCAACACTCGAGAACTCCGGGACTTCTTCCATG ACCGCTCCTTTGAGTCCGAGATCAACTACAACAACCCGCTGGGGACTGGTGGGCGTCTGGCCATTGGCTTTGCTGTGCTGCTCCGGGCGCTGTGGAAGGGCACCCACCATGCCTTCCAACCTTCTAAGTTGAAG GCCATTGTGGCGAGCAAGGCCAGCCAGTTCACAGGCTATGCACAGCATGATGCCCAGGAATTCATGGCCTTCCTGCTGGACGGGCTGCATGAGGACCTGAATCGTATCCAGAACAAGCCCTACACAGAGACAGTGGACTCAGATGGGCGGCCTGATGAG GTGGTGGCTGAGGAAGCATGGCAGCGGCACAAGATGAGGAATGACTCTTTCATCGTGGACCTATTTCAGGGCCAGTACAAGTCGAAGCTGGTGTGCCCTGTATGTGCCAAG GTATCCATCACTTTTGACCCATTCCTTTACCTGCCAGTGCCCTTACCACAGAAGCAGAAGGTTCTCCCTGTGTTTTATTTTGCCCGAGAACCCCACAGCAAGCCTGTCAAG TTCCTGGTGAGCATTAGCAAGGAGAACTCCAGTGCAAGTGAAGTGTTGGATTCTCTCTCTCAGAGCGTCCACGTGAAGCCTGAGAACCTGCGTCTGGCTGAG GTAATTAAGAATCGCTTCCACCGTGTCTTCCTGCCCTCCCACTCACTGGACACTGTGTCCCCATCTGACGTGCTTCTCTGCTTTGAGCTGCTATCCCCAGAGTTGGCTAAGGAGCGGGTAGTGGTGCTAGAGGTGCAACAG CGCCCCCAGGTGCCCAGCATCCCCATCTCCAAGTGTGCAGCCTGCCAGCGAAAGCAGCAGTCGGAGGATGAAAAGCTGAAGCGCTGTACCCGTTGCTATCGTGTGGGCTACTGTAACCA GCTCTGCCAGAAAACACACTGGCCTGACCACAAGGGCCTCTGCCGCCCTGAGAACATTGGTTATCCCTTCCTGGTCAGTGTACCTGCCTCACGCCTCACTTATGCCCGTCTTGCTCAGCTCCTAGAGGGCTATGCCCG GTACTCTGTGAGTGTATTCCAGCCACCCTTCCAGCCTGGCCGCATGGCCTTGGAGACTCAGGGCCCTGGCTGCACCACACTGCTCTCCACTAgctccctggaggctgaggacAGTGAGAGGGACCCCATTCAGCCACCTGAGCTCCAGTTGGTGACCCCTGTAGCTGAGGGTGACACAGGGGTTCCCCGGGCATGGGCAGCCCCTGATCGGGGTCCTGTGCCCAGCACCAGTGGAATTTCTTCTGAGATGCTGGCCAGTGGGCCCACTGAGGTTGGCTCCTTGCCTGCTGGTGAGAAGGTATCCCGGCCTGAAG CTGCTGTGCCTGGGTACCAACATCCAAGTGAAACCATGAATGCCCACACACCCcagttcttcatctataaaatagacaCATCCAACCGAGAACAGCGACTAGAGGACAAAG GAGAGACCCTACTGGAGCTGGGTGATGACTGTAGCCTGGCCCTTGTCTGGCGGAACAATGAGCGCCTGCAGGAGTTTGTGCTGGTAGCCTCCAAGGAGCTGGAATGTGCTGAGGATCCAGGCTCTGCTGGGGAGGCTGCCCGTGCTGGCCACTTTACCCTGGACCAGTGCCTCAATCTCTTCACAcggcctgaggtgctggcaccTGAGGAGGCCTG GTACTGCCCACAATGCAAACAGCATCGTGAAGCCTCCAAGCAGCTGTTGCTGTGGCGCCTGCCAAATGTGCTCATCGTGCAGCTCAAGCGCTTCTCCTTTCGCAGTTTCATCTGGCGTGACAAGATCAATGACTTGGTCGAGTTCCCTGTTCG GAACCTGGACCTGAGCAAGTTCTGCATTGGTCAGAAAGAGGAGCAGTTGCCCAGCTACGACCTTTATGCTGTCATCAACCACTATGGAGGCATGATCGGTGGCCACTATACTGCGTGTGCACGCCTGCCCAATGATCGCAGCAGCCAGCGCAGTGACGTGG GCTGGCGCTTATTTGATGACAGCACGGTGACCACAGTAGACGAGAGCCAGATCGTGACGCGTTATGCCTATGTACTCTTCTACCGCCGGCGGAACTCTCCTGTGGAGAGGCCCCCCAGGGAAGGTCACTCTGAGCACCACCCAGACCTAGGCCCTGCAGCTGAGGCTGCTGCCAGCCAG GCTTCCCGGATTTGGCAGGAGCTGGAGGCCGAGGAGGAGCTGGTGCCTGAGGGGCCTGAGCCCCTGGGTCTCTGGGGGCCCCAAGACTGGGTGGGCCCCCCGCCACGTGGCCCTACCACACCAGACGAGGGCTGCCTCCGGTACTTTGTCCTGGGCACCATGGCAGCTTTGGTGGCCCTCGTGCTCAACGTGTTCTATCCTCTGGTATCTCAGAGTCGCTGGAGATGA